The following nucleotide sequence is from Hylaeus volcanicus isolate JK05 chromosome 3, UHH_iyHylVolc1.0_haploid, whole genome shotgun sequence.
gcacatttcgttatttcaattttttcatgtcaactattttattcaaaatgtgtCACTGTTTCCTCGATTCagaaagtataaatataaaaaaaatttatataaaacatgtGACTAGAAATAATAGACTTGATACTTGAAAGAACAAATACAACTGTTTCATATTTCCTATTCCCGCATATAAAATACTATGTAgaataaatgcaaattaaagaattatattataaatgaattgtaTTTGTATCGTAGATATTAGacctttcaaatttatttacacgatacgaaaattgtaattaccGCGTGAATTATATTCAACAAGTACACCGTTTATAGATagtgaaataatgaaaaaaatttgaattattctatTCCTAAACactatgttaaatattaatacgttAAGCGTGAAACTTATTTTGCGTAACATTTTGTTTACGCCGCACTCTACCGTCAAGCGGAGAGAGCCGCACGCAGTGCGCGAACTAtaaacaaaagataaaaaaacgagaaacgaagCTGAATAGTGGCTCTAAAAGTTTggttctaaatttttattgaacactTCTGCGCAAATGCCGTTTTTCTAGATCAAACGACATAACATACGATAGAATAAAGTATCTCTTATAAGATACCAAGAGAATGTAGCTAAAccgaaatttagaaaaaaagaaagaaatgatatgtcgaattttataatagtaaataaaaaactttaagTTTCAATCGAAAATGGTAaagaattgaatgaaaaaaaggttaataatCATTTATGTAAAAAGACGAGCGCGGCggcggcgtcggcgtcggcatCGGCGGATGTAACATAAACAGAAAATGTACAACTGTGGCCGGTTCGTGATTCGTAGGGACCGAGTCAGCCTATATACATAGAAACGCCGATCCGTAAGGACTGGCGTAGTGTTTTAATCTGTTCTGTAAGAAGCACAAACGAACTGTGTATACGTGCAATGTAGACACGCGAGTTTTATTCCTTCTCGGAACATCGTGACAAGTTATGAAATCACAGAACATAATTTAGGTTATATTTTCGTAGCCTGCGCGCCAATTCGAATTCGAAGGTCGGGTGTGGCGGGAGATATGCAATGCGAGCCAACAGTGGCGTCgacaaattgtattaaaaatattcgttcaCGGCATTACAATGTGTAATTCGACAACTGGAACACGATACTGGGCATGTTCCCGCCAAATACTATGGCCGCGTTTGACTTCGTGGCGCGTACGGCAAAGCGCAAGTATAGTTAACACAGAACCGTTAGCAGTTAACTCGAACTTACCCGACCAGGCCAAGGAGAAAATCCCTTCATCTTCGCCCTGAAATTGATCAAAACGACGATTAATGATCACTATTACATTCATTtcactatttttattacaaacacTCAGTGACTATCACATTACGACTACATACCATACTAGATCACCCAGTTTGAAAACCTCCGACATAATAAAACCCTCGTACTTGCTTCACGATCGGCAAGCAACTGACTGACGAGTAGAGCGTCGTTTGTGCATCACGACGTGAACCAAATTACCCCCTCCAAAGGGCGTGACTCAAACGAgcgtctctctctctatcgtttacaatttcaattggCAAATTACTCCTTATAAACAtacaattctttattatttaaaaaaagcataatgtttttttctgaaaattatattaccaatgtattattaattattaatcctATATTTCCGGTAAGAAGAAAAACTTTGGTTTGTTATACTCCCGTCCTACGACCTGATTTCCAATAACAATTTGTTGATGACCAATTGGAATTtagtttccaatttttcttttacttttatttttctagcgaattttaatcgagttatttaaatttttatattcgatacATACAAGAACGTGACTttgaagaacaaacaaaattcaattattagtATAGAtgatgaagaaagaaaagaattgaaagtgATAGACGTAGCTTTAGAAGGAAATCTAATATCACGGCGGTACAGCCTAGCCAGCTGTCAGCCATCGATTGTAAGAACTTTTGCTGCCTTAGAAAGCAGCATTACGTACAAAAACAGTACTTTTCATTCCTTGtacaaaattagaattatttacacgCACTTCGTATAAATTTCGCCAGGAATGGACAGTAATATTCGTTACAATATGGTATGTTCTGTAAATGTTGCGgatcataataaatattgttcatgTGTGATGTTTCAAAGACAGTGCTGGACAGTTTACAATCCGTTAACGACAGACGTAATCTCACTTTTCCATTTAGCGAACAGATGTTACATACGCTACACGTTATCatcatgtattataatatagatGGTACACAACATTGatacgcaaaacccgagaaaaACATTCTTCTCACCGATCGACAATTGTCTTGTTTTgttcttttacttttctttctttttttatgcaGTTTAATATagaagattaaataaattgaaaactttctTTGATTTACtttgttatattcttttaatatccTCAACACTGAATACCATGTACATATGATTTATGGTGGATCACGTCGCTAATatcaaacattaaaaataagcaATCGTAATTCTATTTCAGCCTTCGCATACAAATAACGATTCGAATGGAGAACCATCGTCTCAAAATGAGATACCTACGTTAACCGTGTCGCTACCAATTATACAAAACGATATGATCAATTGCTCGGGAAACATTGCTACAGCTCACACTTCGATTGAACATCGAATGGtatgataaaaatttgttattctaTGTCTTGGAAAAACTTGTATTAACATGAAAGTATTATAGGCTGAAGGAGAAGAAATACCACCTCCAAAGGCAGATTTTTCAGCTCCACCACCTTACGAGGTAGCTACAAAATTACCCAGTTACGAAGAAGTTCAACGTGAAAAAACTTTGCAAGGCGAACATCATCCAGAATTACGAACAGTAATTTGATACAGTATTTGTACagattattaacaatataaatattcgtataaaataGATCATCGCATTACTatgtactattattattttcatagctTTCTCAACTCAGAGGACTGCAACAACCTGTAGCAATTCTTGCTGTAGATACTGAAGCTACGGAAGGTGATCCAGAAAGTGGCTTACTTGGTACCGATTTTATGTTCTTTACAGCTTTTTTGGGTAagttgtaatatttatttattcttttaattacgattctaaaggaaacattttttattcgttacagttgcatttttgtttaattggaTCGGATTTCTACTTCTGATGTGTTTCTGTCACACAATTGCATCACGATACGGAGCATTATCTGGTTTTGGCTTATCACTAACAAAATGGACATTGATTGTTAAACATTCCACCGACCTTGCATCGCGTGAAAATTCATGGCTGTGGTGGTTGATAATGGGATTTGGTATGTATCATCTCACGTGTACTattcattcaaattaatattgtctTTATGAAATAAGATActaaggaaattttattaatgttttatatttaaatattttaggtattttgATTTGTGCACGGGCAATTGTTCAATACTTGAACATTAAACGTGGTTGGAGACTACTACCTGGAAGTGCTCAAGAACGcttactctttttttattaagccATTAAACCTGCACTTTTATCTAACTTGGCTTTAGAACAAACAGCATTTCTATTTGGGgttgtatttgtataatatataatccACACCCTTTAAAAAAACGTTACTTTATATTGGCTACATATTATTCCATTACTAgaagaaaaagttattaaaattattaagattaTTAGCCAAACTCGCTTATACGTGAGATAAATGAGACagagtaaaaagaaaacataagaTAGTATTTgcacattattttatttgttgttacacagataaagtaaaatgtaaatttttattgctcAAATAGTATGAACAATGcttttatgtgaaatattgttaatttacGCGTTATTTGCTTAAACATAAGCTTTTTAACGTCGGACATGTATATGTAAGTTTATTACTGATAAAATTGGTGTTAcaagtacaaaaatttattttggaaaaagaaacatataatCACTGTTCTCAAACTGGTATCAAAGTGTAAGAATTATAATAGCGATAACTGTGTAATACACTCTAGTATTAGATAAGCTTTTAGAATTTTGATTATACGTGATCTGTGTACTGATAATCCGAATTGCTTGTTTGtatattactataatttataGAGACAATTCTTATTGAATTTAAAGGTATAAgttaatcataaaatatatgtacgatgtgtatgtatatgtatgtacacacacatataaatgtataaaaaaaattattgcaaagcGATATACATTATATGCTATACTGTCAAAAACTTCAAACTTCATTGTTAtacttattataataatataaaaaattaatgtgtCTTATGTTTTCTATTCATATATGcgttaatatattattcccTACCATGATAAATGCAATACTAACAAAGTCGACGTAAgagaatatattacaaaagtCGGATATATGAAATTACTGGTATTtacgtaaaattgtattaatatttttttcttttctaatacaattttgtGGTAATTATATAACATCGATAGAGAGTGATACGATAGGGTCCCATGGTGTAATGGTTAGCACTCTGGACTCTGAATCCAGCGATCCGAGTTCAAATCTCGGTGGGACCTTTATTTTTGCTAGTctaagaaaatgataaaatcacaggacatttgttattttcaattaaatttgaaataatattgttaccATTATCTTATGatatactatttataaaattgctaAGTGAAACATTTGTTACCGATAGTAACAATTTCTGATAGAATCATAGAATATACGAATAAGCAGAGGGCAGCACTATGTTTTACATGCATGCATATGTATTTGATTCGTATATTTACTTCGTTTCACTGGTTGCAACAGAAGAATTATACGTAAACGTAACCCACGTAAACCAAAGTAAACAACGATCGTTAGAAAAcgattatacaaatatttattaaataagatATGGAAGACTCGTTAAAGAATGAAACTAGTAGTATTAATGATAATCCAATTGTTTTCCTGGATATAGCAGTTGAATCAGAAAAAGGTAATACATTATATGGGGTTACGATCACGAAGAAGTAGTGTAAGTCGAATTTTAGCTGAGACAGTATTTTATTACTATCAACTTCGAACACATTCcattaagatttttttaatgatatatTTGTTACTGCAACGCAGTTGGAAGAGTTGTAATACAGCTTTTTAAAGATGTTGTACCACGAACAGCAGAAAATTTTCGTGCTTTGTGTACTGGAGAAAAAGGTATTGGgattaatggaaaaaaattacattacaaaGGATCAATATTCCATAAAGGTACAATGAAGAGGATCGTGATACATACTTAATAAAgataatatattgaatatgaCATTATCAATGAAACAATGTTTGTGTTTATGTGTTTAGTGTTACCACAGTTTATGATCCAAGGTGGGgacataataaattttgatggaACAAGTGGAGAAAGTATATATGGAGCACAATttgaagatgaaaattttaaactttcgCATACATCAGGTGGATTATTAAGTATGGTAAACGAGGGTTATCCTAATAGCAACAGTTCTCAATTTGTTATTACTATTTCGGCTAGTACACATTTAGATAATACCAATGTAGTTTTTGGGAAAGTTTTGAAAGGGATGGGAGTTATATTGGAAGTATCTCAAGTGTCTACAGTAAAGGATGTTCCAGTCgaggtaaaaattaaatctctatattatttgttcatatttgaaataattccaaGTTTGCTATATTTTATTGCAGAAAATACACATAACAAACTGCGGAGAATTAAAGGAAGGTCAGGATTGGGGATTGGAAGAAAATGATGGCACAGAAGATGTTTTTACCCCATGGCCGGAAGATTGGGATTATTGTATGAATATCAAAGGAGTCGATGTAAGTATTATACTCAAACAAAATGTGACTGggaataaaatagtttaataGTATTCCCGAATAATGGTAGGACACATACATAACGGAAGTTATCAGAAAGATAAAAGATTCAggaaatgattatttttcacaaaagaATTATGTGGATGCAGGCAggaaatataagaaagcattacgttaCTATAAGTGGATGCTCAAGACAGTGGATATATCAAAACCTTGTAATGAAACGCTAATAAATACTAGAATGGCTCTATTGCTTAATCTTGCAGCTGTTAAATTAAAAGCAAAGAAACATCGTGAAGTATTAAAGTTATGTACAGAGGTGAGCTTTTCTTATATGTACTAACATAAGTAGCTTCAACTCTTACTTAACATCAATCTTTTACTTAGGTTTTACAGTTGGATAAGAACAATAGTAAAGCACTATTTCGTAGAAGTCAAGCATATATGGGATTAAATGAATATGATTTAGGTTTGAGAGACTTAAAACGGGCATCGTCAATATCCCCCAATAATAAGgacattttaatagaaatagaaaaagtgaaaaaagttATGAGTTCATATCTAGCGATTGAAAAAGCATCATGTCAAAGAATGTTCAAATAAGAACAagacattttataaaatatttgtaaatatagcaaaatattacatatgcatcaatatttttatattaaacactAGTggtatttaatcaattttgtaaatgtattatatacacaatatgttttcatatattatttaatttttatattttattattgacagtaattcTCAGAACCTGAAACATTTTCTCATATAAGAGAAAGTATCAAATTTGACACACagcatataaataaatatatttttaatacaaattttctttcatttaagaAGAATGCAGCTGATAGAATTGTATGCATTCAACATACTACCGCGAAGATAAATTTATCCTATCCTATAAAAGTTACtccgtataaaaaaaaaagcacacGAAGCATGTTTCCTATTACATTTGACagattttattatatgtaactcttttatatgaaaaacaaaagaaatgttataaAAGAATCAGACAATTACGTCGCAGTAAATATTgctataaacaaatattcagtGTATGCTCATTTATTGAACATTTATGTCAAGTTCTTAACAAGTCTGAGCAATAAAATGTCTTTTAAGTTTTGGTAGGAGCTCACACATAGTTTCTGGCATTACATCAGTATTCTTACAACAATGGTTGTTTATTAcatctaaattttttttaataaaaaataacttaaaTAATGTACACACATATGAAAGATCACTAAATGCAATTTTggttataattaaaaactcaagctttattttaacactttaatcATCCGGTTTTGTTGAAAGGTTTAagttttcttgttttaataaCACTGTATACCTATGTAACAAATTCAGTTATCTACAGTGGTTACAAGCATACAAGTTATCGCAATGACTAGATTAAGAATGTTTCCATTATCGAACACCTTCGacagtaatattaattttcactaGAGCTCacgttttttaataataaataaataaataaataaataagaaaataaatacataaaaataatcattacctatttaatattattcaggCAATTTCTTagcaaaacgaaaaattcttcTGCATTTAATAAGGAATAAGTTTACATATCAAAGTTCTCTCTATGCTTCTATAACTATTTCAATCTGAGAATCGACAAACGGCATTGGAATTCACGGTGTCAAACACATAGTTCATTCTGTACAACATTGTGTTGGTTTTAAGAAGGGGCAAAGCTTTGTACGATATACAACGTTATTAATACACAGTTTGTGcattgatgaaattttcagaAGCCAGATATGTGGAcggaaaaatttttaaattgcttcaATAACCACAATGCACGGCAATGtatgataaaattgtttatcaacactgtttgttaatattatgttattggtacttgtgtgtgtgtgtgtgtttttttttaaactttatgTTGTAAcaagttttcaaattttgatgAAAGTATCCAATTTCCCTTTGTTATAAATTGTAGGAAATATTGTGCGactaaaatgataaaactTTGTTATCCCAATACAATTAAGACTACTTTTTGAACTTATGTACAGTGAGCATTTTTAGTTACATGTATTAATTTCAGCCGTATGTTGGACACTATTCGCTGGAATTcccatttctttttcataatttctattcaTAGCTTATAACTTTGCACCTTCGATCTCTTCCTTACTATTTGCTCTGCGTTTTCTCAGATTAAAGTTCTTCTCTGTCAACTTCTTCTGAACTATCttctttttcaacatttttacagttttctgtcgtaatttctgtttcaattAAGTGATGTAACTCTTTACATAATGTTTCCTCGCAAACTTCACCATTTATAACAGTATTTTCGATtacatcatattcatttttaacatcgtGTTCCATTACATCCCTGAAGTCGGattcaacaatttcttcaCAACTTTTGAACATATCAGGATGTTCATTTGAATTCAACAATTCAGGATTTTCATTAGAATTTAATATGTCAGTATTAACTTCATCATCAGTTGTATCAGTAGATTGGGAGACTTTTTTTAACACGCTGTCAATTAGATTAGACGCAAAACTTCTATTCTCGTTTCCTTCATGAATAGTTTGATGAATAGGCAATGTTTGTGGTCTATGTGCGCGTGCATAaggaaatgtattttcttcGCCTGCTGGTGTATGAACAGCAGAT
It contains:
- the LOC128874420 gene encoding peptidyl-prolyl cis-trans isomerase D, translated to MEDSLKNETSSINDNPIVFLDIAVESEKVGRVVIQLFKDVVPRTAENFRALCTGEKGIGINGKKLHYKGSIFHKVLPQFMIQGGDIINFDGTSGESIYGAQFEDENFKLSHTSGGLLSMVNEGYPNSNSSQFVITISASTHLDNTNVVFGKVLKGMGVILEVSQVSTVKDVPVEKIHITNCGELKEGQDWGLEENDGTEDVFTPWPEDWDYCMNIKGVDDTYITEVIRKIKDSGNDYFSQKNYVDAGRKYKKALRYYKWMLKTVDISKPCNETLINTRMALLLNLAAVKLKAKKHREVLKLCTEVLQLDKNNSKALFRRSQAYMGLNEYDLGLRDLKRASSISPNNKDILIEIEKVKKVMSSYLAIEKASCQRMFK
- the LOC128874421 gene encoding NEDD4 family-interacting protein 1-like translates to MDSNIRYNMPSHTNNDSNGEPSSQNEIPTLTVSLPIIQNDMINCSGNIATAHTSIEHRMAEGEEIPPPKADFSAPPPYEVATKLPSYEEVQREKTLQGEHHPELRTLSQLRGLQQPVAILAVDTEATEGDPESGLLGTDFMFFTAFLVAFLFNWIGFLLLMCFCHTIASRYGALSGFGLSLTKWTLIVKHSTDLASRENSWLWWLIMGFGILICARAIVQYLNIKRGWRLLPGSAQERLLFFY